A portion of the Granulosicoccus antarcticus IMCC3135 genome contains these proteins:
- a CDS encoding dihydrofolate reductase family protein — MRPVKIQTFISLDGVMQAPGGPEEDTAGGFTLGGWSQPYWDAKMGEVMGQAMAEEYDLLLGRKTYDIFAAHWPNAGDDNPVTQKFNKSNKYVVTSSPNTLDWENSQPITGDVAKGILQLKQGVGLPLSVQGSSELIQLLLENRLADELLVWTFPVVLGSGKRLFGVGIAPLGLELDDIQISSTGVTMARYRTAGDVKIGSFALDAQ, encoded by the coding sequence ATGCGCCCTGTAAAAATTCAGACCTTCATCAGCCTCGACGGTGTCATGCAAGCCCCTGGCGGCCCGGAAGAAGACACAGCCGGCGGATTCACTCTCGGCGGATGGTCACAGCCCTACTGGGACGCCAAGATGGGCGAAGTCATGGGCCAGGCGATGGCAGAGGAATATGATCTGCTATTGGGACGCAAGACCTATGACATTTTCGCGGCCCACTGGCCGAACGCGGGCGACGACAACCCTGTGACGCAAAAATTCAACAAATCGAACAAGTATGTCGTAACCTCATCACCCAACACGCTGGACTGGGAGAACAGCCAGCCCATCACAGGCGATGTGGCGAAAGGTATCTTGCAGTTAAAACAAGGCGTCGGCCTACCACTCAGCGTGCAGGGCAGCAGCGAGCTCATACAATTGCTACTGGAAAACAGGCTTGCCGATGAGCTGCTGGTCTGGACCTTCCCAGTGGTTCTGGGCTCTGGCAAGCGTCTCTTTGGTGTGGGTATAGCGCCGCTCGGCCTGGAGCTGGACGATATACAGATATCCTCGACAGGCGTGACCATGGCACGCTATCGAACTGCCGGTGACGTCAAGATCGGCTCGTTTGCTTTGGATGCCCAATGA
- a CDS encoding FAD-dependent oxidoreductase, which yields MANIKFDGGSINFDFSVSLVIIGGGACGLVAGLAALSEGIEAVVLERDETPRGSTFMSSGFVPAAGTRFQKAANVIDSAALMSADILAKNHDEADPAIVATLAEASGRVIEWLADDHQIPFELVEGFLYPGHSQMRMHCTPRRTGEELMSCLLNAAQKAELPILTEARVTTLHVDEDRRVHGISFERPDGSIEQIGCDVLILACNGYGGNPELIARHIPQMQQALYFGHEGNQGEAILWGEALNASLKDLGGYQAHGSLAWPHQTLISWAVMMQGGVQLNKNGQRFSNEHSGYSEQAAKVLVQPEQIAFNVFDTRIHEQCLQFEDYRNAQEAGAIKVFDSLDTLANELGLPTEAVLNTFREMQELQEHGETDRFGRGFTAEQALQAPYHVIRVTGALFHTQGGLEITSNGRVLDNQGHALPNLFAAGGAARGVSGSNDSGYLSGNGLLSAVVMGALAGRKAARSVAWHKA from the coding sequence ATGGCGAACATCAAATTCGATGGCGGCAGCATCAATTTCGACTTCAGCGTATCTCTTGTCATTATCGGCGGCGGTGCCTGCGGCCTGGTAGCGGGCTTGGCGGCCTTGTCAGAGGGGATCGAGGCGGTTGTGCTGGAACGTGATGAGACCCCAAGGGGCAGCACCTTCATGTCCTCAGGCTTCGTACCAGCCGCTGGCACTCGCTTCCAGAAAGCCGCCAATGTAATCGACAGCGCAGCTTTGATGAGCGCCGATATCCTTGCCAAGAATCACGATGAAGCCGACCCTGCCATCGTCGCAACCCTGGCCGAAGCTTCAGGACGCGTGATCGAATGGTTGGCAGACGATCATCAGATTCCCTTTGAACTGGTAGAAGGCTTTCTTTACCCCGGTCATAGCCAGATGCGCATGCACTGCACACCGCGACGCACGGGGGAGGAGCTGATGTCCTGCCTGTTGAACGCCGCTCAAAAGGCTGAGCTTCCGATTCTGACCGAAGCTCGGGTAACGACATTGCACGTCGATGAGGATCGTCGCGTACACGGCATCTCCTTCGAGCGTCCTGACGGGAGCATCGAGCAAATCGGTTGTGATGTCCTGATATTGGCGTGTAACGGCTACGGCGGTAACCCTGAACTGATAGCCCGTCACATTCCGCAAATGCAGCAGGCCCTGTATTTCGGACACGAAGGCAACCAAGGGGAAGCTATCTTGTGGGGCGAGGCATTAAATGCCAGCCTGAAGGATCTGGGAGGCTATCAGGCTCATGGCTCACTGGCCTGGCCCCACCAGACGCTGATTTCATGGGCAGTCATGATGCAGGGAGGTGTGCAGCTGAACAAGAACGGACAACGCTTCTCGAACGAACACAGCGGCTATTCCGAGCAGGCAGCCAAGGTGCTCGTACAACCTGAGCAAATTGCCTTCAACGTATTCGATACCCGTATTCATGAACAATGCCTGCAATTCGAGGACTATCGAAATGCACAGGAAGCCGGGGCCATCAAGGTATTCGACTCCCTTGATACGCTAGCCAACGAACTGGGACTTCCCACCGAGGCGGTGCTGAACACCTTTCGTGAAATGCAGGAACTTCAGGAACACGGTGAGACAGATCGGTTTGGTCGTGGATTTACTGCCGAACAAGCATTGCAAGCCCCCTACCATGTCATTCGCGTTACCGGGGCGCTGTTCCATACGCAGGGCGGCCTGGAGATTACCAGCAACGGACGGGTACTGGATAACCAGGGACACGCCCTGCCCAATCTGTTTGCCGCTGGCGGAGCCGCCCGAGGTGTCTCAGGCTCCAACGACAGCGGCTACCTGTCCGGTAACGGCCTGCTCAGTGCGGTGGTGATGGGTGCTCTGGCAGGTCGTAAAGCGGCCAGATCAGTGGCTTGGCACAAGGCATGA
- a CDS encoding metallophosphoesterase, with amino-acid sequence MKNTIFRSAGIPRTTRILLVCGSVLLSSVVSAASVKVAFVGDQGVGEHAKAVLSLIASEGTDLLLIQGDFGYNDNTALLWEANLDEALGTDFPVLSVVGNHENHEWPIYQRLIQQRIDRVDSLSCSGEAGVKAACRFEHIEVVQVAPGIQEVEGVSPDDDYAKYISSSFSDSDSDSDSDSDSDSDSDSTASWRICSWHKNQEAMQTGAKSNATGWEVYDACLNAGAMIALGHEHAYSRTHLLSDFENQIIVHKRNEMILKPGQSFAFVSGLGGWQVRPQLRGGDWWASIYTATQEATHGALFCSFEDSTASCYFKAIDGAVPDQFTLSLADPSVSDSSPVNDNNVDVEPTQESVVDESEPVEQPVPTVEAGVTDDVTAETAPSAINTDGMNSALENDTAPSVVRPVQQATSGGGSPSWLLLAILLFVYGLQWKRSRHVKC; translated from the coding sequence ATGAAAAATACGATTTTTCGTTCTGCCGGCATACCCAGGACAACTCGCATCTTGCTTGTCTGCGGATCTGTTTTGCTCAGCAGCGTAGTTTCTGCCGCTTCGGTCAAGGTAGCGTTTGTCGGCGATCAGGGTGTCGGTGAGCATGCCAAGGCTGTGTTATCGCTGATTGCAAGCGAGGGGACTGATTTGCTGTTGATCCAGGGAGATTTTGGTTACAACGACAACACAGCATTGCTCTGGGAGGCCAATCTTGACGAAGCCCTGGGTACCGACTTTCCGGTATTGAGCGTTGTTGGAAATCATGAGAATCACGAGTGGCCGATCTATCAGAGGCTGATTCAACAGCGTATCGATCGTGTAGACAGCCTCTCCTGCTCGGGGGAGGCCGGGGTCAAGGCGGCTTGCCGGTTTGAGCATATAGAAGTTGTGCAAGTTGCGCCGGGTATCCAGGAAGTTGAAGGGGTGTCACCCGACGACGATTATGCAAAATATATTTCCTCATCGTTTTCAGATTCAGATTCAGATTCAGATTCAGATTCAGATTCAGATTCAGATTCAGATTCCACGGCTAGCTGGCGTATTTGCAGCTGGCACAAGAATCAGGAAGCGATGCAAACGGGTGCAAAAAGTAACGCTACCGGTTGGGAGGTCTACGACGCCTGCCTGAACGCGGGTGCCATGATTGCCCTGGGCCATGAGCATGCTTACTCTCGTACGCATTTACTCAGTGATTTTGAAAACCAGATCATTGTTCATAAACGCAACGAGATGATACTGAAACCAGGCCAGTCTTTCGCCTTTGTGTCCGGTTTGGGTGGGTGGCAAGTACGCCCGCAGCTAAGAGGTGGCGACTGGTGGGCATCGATTTATACAGCGACGCAGGAGGCCACACATGGCGCTCTGTTCTGTAGTTTTGAGGACTCGACTGCCAGTTGTTATTTCAAGGCGATTGATGGTGCCGTACCTGACCAGTTTACACTCTCATTGGCTGATCCTTCAGTAAGTGATTCATCTCCTGTTAATGACAACAACGTGGATGTGGAACCAACTCAGGAAAGTGTTGTAGATGAGTCTGAACCGGTAGAGCAGCCCGTACCAACTGTTGAGGCTGGAGTTACGGATGATGTGACCGCAGAAACAGCTCCATCGGCTATCAACACAGATGGTATGAATTCAGCGCTGGAGAACGATACTGCTCCTTCAGTCGTTCGACCTGTACAACAAGCGACGAGCGGGGGCGGCAGTCCCTCCTGGTTGTTACTTGCCATTCTCCTGTTTGTGTATGGTTTGCAGTGGAAGCGATCAAGGCATGTCAAATGTTAG
- a CDS encoding MOSC domain-containing protein yields the protein MPILTPTPLTAVITFLGINIDGIDLSTVPQTMVEVRYEGFAGDSHSGLTRRSCVRVKSQYPKDTEIRNTRQISALSAEELELIRESMVLDTIEPSWVGANLIVEGFPDFSKLPPSSRLIAANGTSIVVDMENAPCRFPGDIIEQHRPGKGKLFAKAAQGRRGITLWVERPGTLKIGDELRLHIPPVCNWRLPSAE from the coding sequence ATGCCAATACTGACACCTACACCGCTGACAGCGGTCATCACATTTCTGGGCATCAATATCGATGGTATTGATCTGAGTACCGTGCCGCAAACCATGGTTGAGGTTCGCTATGAAGGATTCGCCGGCGATTCTCACAGCGGTTTGACAAGGCGCTCCTGTGTCAGAGTGAAATCCCAATACCCAAAAGACACAGAGATCAGAAACACACGACAAATCTCTGCCCTGTCTGCAGAAGAACTCGAACTTATTCGTGAGAGCATGGTTCTGGACACCATTGAACCAAGCTGGGTTGGGGCCAATCTGATCGTCGAAGGTTTTCCCGACTTCAGCAAACTACCTCCCTCCTCGCGACTGATCGCAGCTAACGGTACATCAATTGTAGTCGACATGGAAAATGCACCTTGCCGCTTTCCCGGCGACATCATAGAGCAGCACAGACCCGGCAAGGGCAAGCTGTTTGCCAAGGCGGCACAGGGGCGTCGAGGCATAACCTTGTGGGTAGAGCGACCCGGAACATTGAAAATTGGTGATGAATTACGGCTCCATATACCGCCCGTTTGTAACTGGCGATTGCCCTCAGCGGAATGA
- a CDS encoding CotH kinase family protein, translating to MLHFNLYKVLTSRYPRVLTVGLLSLNISSSAFAADPSQPGNFRYQVYSNTAAELFWNRPSDDLIVTSYEIAINGAVVINRDALSYFTDSLVAGTVYEFSVTALDNEGNRSIPATISFIGGDREIPDDDNPEQPPTNNAVPAPGNLQANVYSPSAFEVFWDRVNDAELSYEVSLDGHQITTTNGTSWYIEGLQSAQRHIVDVVALDAAGNQSAVSSVTVKTRDRGPDTVFSPDASDITDLDSYYDQDGYGTVDVVRVDVRTNTVPGVCTIDDQSGCTLADVIADVNPDDEFDAEIAVHIQANDFPNDGSNSNASLRQRGGSSRGWPQKSFRIKLENDDELWRNEDRLQLNKNPFDTSRIRSKLAFDLMREIPNLPSLRTQFVNLWIDDGQGPEDNGLYTHVEYAGKEYLINRDKNKDDNLYKIEFFDFSRSDLKAIQVDENGEPIDKDLFESVLDIKRGDDHRNVVAMVAAINDPEQSFDAILDKYFNKNNVLTWITVNLLLHQTDAITHNFYLYNPVDSEKIYFLPWDYDGTFHPEPVLTNSYANEELQKRLYSGYARGINSDFISRYYRQPGIHEKILAAADELRETYLTDSNISERADRYAQIVGPYLSRSPDVDSTSYDPFRTQDFASSVSGIHDALRNAFDIPMPPTLLNPITRADELVFAWLPAYDVTRRNVLSYELQISTSLGFEADNIVVNIEGIPDATEIVEYALDISALPSGKLYYRVTARGDTDPQGVWQIATNTLNLNGTTWYGVLEFETP from the coding sequence ATGCTTCACTTTAATCTTTATAAGGTATTGACTAGCCGTTACCCAAGAGTACTGACAGTAGGTTTACTCTCACTCAACATCAGTAGTTCGGCGTTCGCAGCAGATCCGTCGCAACCGGGCAATTTTCGTTATCAAGTTTATTCCAATACTGCTGCCGAGCTTTTCTGGAATCGGCCCAGCGATGATCTGATCGTCACCAGCTATGAAATAGCGATCAACGGCGCCGTAGTGATCAACAGAGATGCGCTGAGCTACTTTACCGATTCTCTGGTAGCAGGCACTGTTTATGAATTTTCAGTAACGGCCCTTGATAACGAGGGCAACCGTTCCATACCTGCCACGATAAGTTTTATTGGCGGCGACCGGGAAATCCCCGATGACGATAATCCCGAACAACCACCGACCAACAACGCTGTACCTGCACCCGGCAACCTACAGGCCAACGTCTACTCACCATCAGCCTTTGAAGTTTTCTGGGATCGTGTAAACGATGCTGAGCTTAGCTACGAAGTCTCACTTGACGGACACCAGATCACAACCACCAATGGCACTAGCTGGTATATCGAGGGATTGCAGAGTGCTCAGCGACATATTGTCGATGTAGTAGCGCTGGATGCCGCTGGCAATCAATCTGCTGTATCCAGTGTGACCGTGAAAACCCGTGACAGAGGCCCAGACACGGTTTTCTCACCAGACGCATCAGACATAACAGACCTGGACTCTTACTATGATCAGGATGGTTACGGAACAGTCGATGTAGTAAGAGTGGACGTGCGAACAAATACAGTGCCTGGGGTCTGTACCATTGATGATCAGTCCGGCTGTACGCTGGCCGATGTCATTGCCGATGTGAACCCGGATGATGAATTCGACGCAGAGATAGCGGTTCATATCCAGGCAAACGATTTCCCCAATGATGGCAGCAATAGCAATGCAAGTCTGCGTCAACGAGGAGGATCCAGTCGTGGATGGCCCCAGAAGTCGTTTCGAATCAAGCTGGAAAATGACGACGAGTTATGGCGCAATGAAGATCGCTTGCAACTGAACAAAAACCCCTTTGATACATCGCGCATTCGAAGCAAGCTGGCTTTTGACCTGATGAGAGAGATACCCAACCTGCCCAGCTTGCGTACTCAATTCGTCAATTTGTGGATTGACGACGGGCAAGGTCCCGAAGACAACGGCCTGTATACCCACGTAGAATATGCTGGCAAGGAATACCTGATTAATCGCGATAAGAACAAGGATGACAATCTGTACAAAATCGAGTTTTTCGATTTTTCCAGAAGTGATCTGAAAGCTATCCAGGTAGATGAAAACGGTGAACCGATTGACAAGGATCTCTTCGAATCTGTGCTGGATATAAAGCGCGGTGATGATCATCGGAATGTTGTCGCCATGGTCGCTGCCATAAATGATCCAGAACAATCATTTGATGCCATTCTTGACAAGTATTTCAACAAGAATAATGTGCTGACCTGGATAACCGTCAATCTACTGCTGCATCAGACAGATGCCATAACCCACAATTTCTACCTGTACAACCCGGTTGATTCGGAAAAGATCTACTTCCTGCCTTGGGATTATGATGGAACGTTTCACCCAGAGCCCGTATTGACCAACAGCTACGCCAACGAAGAATTGCAAAAGCGTCTGTATTCCGGCTATGCAAGAGGCATCAACAGTGACTTTATCTCAAGGTATTACCGACAGCCAGGTATCCATGAGAAAATTCTGGCTGCAGCGGATGAGCTAAGAGAAACCTACCTGACAGACAGCAACATCTCCGAACGTGCGGATCGATATGCTCAGATCGTAGGTCCATATCTCTCTCGCTCACCAGACGTTGACTCCACTTCATATGATCCCTTCCGCACACAGGATTTCGCCTCTTCCGTATCCGGCATCCACGACGCACTACGCAACGCGTTTGACATTCCCATGCCACCGACCCTACTGAATCCGATAACACGGGCGGATGAACTGGTATTCGCCTGGCTGCCCGCCTACGACGTCACGCGTCGTAATGTACTCAGCTATGAGCTGCAGATATCGACATCGTTAGGCTTTGAGGCCGACAACATTGTCGTCAATATCGAAGGCATTCCCGATGCAACAGAGATAGTTGAATATGCACTCGACATCAGCGCCCTGCCCTCGGGCAAGCTCTATTACCGAGTCACGGCAAGAGGAGACACCGACCCACAAGGTGTTTGGCAAATTGCGACCAACACACTTAATCTCAATGGAACCACCTGGTATGGAGTCCTGGAATTTGAAACACCATAA
- a CDS encoding polysaccharide deacetylase family protein — protein sequence MSLDKEYLEYPKRSYGHDHDRFDWSMLTDRPPVTWPDNKRVAIWINTSLQFYPLNQRGLPFKVPNGMTMPYPDLRHFTLRDYGNRVGIYRLLKAFERFGVRPTFAINSQLARDTPYLLEQLQRFDAEFICHGWNMDHLHYGGQDEQEEAELVQRSVETLNSLIDTPVQGWLSPAKNQSWKTPDLLTANGIEYCCDWVNDDMPYAFKTDNGPLMMMPLSTELEDQFIIGQNLHSEDSWVEQIKDAFDFLLEESATQGGRMLALNLHPWMMGQPHRISSLETVLEYLMGHTETWNATAGDILQAFNAQTGK from the coding sequence ATGAGCCTCGATAAAGAATATCTGGAATACCCCAAACGCTCCTACGGCCATGATCACGACCGGTTCGACTGGTCCATGCTTACTGATCGCCCACCAGTCACCTGGCCTGACAACAAGCGGGTAGCCATCTGGATAAACACCAGCTTGCAGTTCTATCCGCTGAATCAGCGTGGCCTCCCATTCAAGGTGCCTAATGGCATGACCATGCCCTATCCTGACTTGCGCCATTTTACCCTGCGTGACTATGGCAATCGGGTCGGCATTTATCGCCTCCTGAAAGCTTTTGAGCGTTTCGGAGTACGCCCTACTTTCGCCATCAACAGTCAGCTGGCACGCGACACACCCTACTTGCTTGAACAACTCCAGCGCTTTGATGCTGAGTTCATCTGTCATGGCTGGAACATGGACCATTTGCACTACGGCGGACAGGATGAACAGGAAGAAGCAGAGTTAGTGCAACGTTCTGTTGAAACTCTGAACTCCCTGATCGACACGCCGGTGCAAGGCTGGCTGAGTCCTGCCAAAAATCAGAGTTGGAAAACACCGGACCTGCTCACTGCCAACGGCATTGAATATTGTTGCGACTGGGTCAATGATGACATGCCCTACGCATTCAAGACCGATAACGGGCCCTTGATGATGATGCCGCTGTCCACCGAGCTTGAAGATCAGTTCATTATTGGCCAGAACCTGCACTCCGAAGACTCCTGGGTTGAACAGATCAAGGATGCCTTTGATTTTCTACTCGAAGAGTCAGCGACTCAGGGCGGGCGCATGCTGGCACTGAACCTACATCCCTGGATGATGGGCCAGCCACACCGTATCAGTAGTCTTGAGACCGTTCTTGAGTACCTCATGGGGCATACAGAGACCTGGAACGCAACAGCCGGTGACATTCTTCAGGCATTCAACGCACAAACAGGGAAGTAG
- a CDS encoding CotH kinase family protein, with the protein MLITNRSSFVQNRSRMFTFILLIVGTSTTAFAEDPSQPGDLRYQVYSNTAAELFWNRSSDDLIVTGYEIKINGTIATTKDALSYFTAALVAGSAYEFAVTALDNEGNRSTPATVSFIGGDRETPSIGDPVLPPVSNAVSAPGNLRGDVYSPSTIEVFWDRVTGATLNYEVSLNGQQATTTNGTSWYIDGLQSAQQYTVDVVALDAAGNRSEPASVTVTTRSRGPVTDPGTGPIVGNSVFIPDSSDIEDPDEFYDQDGYETVNVVRLDVRTEAVPGICTVDDTSGCTLADIIADVDHKDDFKAEIAVHFQGDDFADDGSVSNATLRQRGGSSRAFPQKSFRIKLDSKENLWRNERRLQLNKNPLDKSRIRNKLSFDLMSELPYLPSLRTQFFNLWIDDGQGPVDYGLYTHAEYAGKEYLVNRDRNEDDNIYKIEFFAFSQSDLKNVQVDESGEPVDLNRFETSLEIERGEDHRKLVDMLTAMNDPARSFDSVLDQYFNRNNVLMWVTANLLLHQSDAITHNFYLYNPVGSDKFYFAPWDYDLTFSPENQLINSYDNKELEKRLYYGYARGIYSDFVSRYYKMPGIHEKILAAADELRNTYFTDSEITERVQRYDAAILPYLTRSPDVDFTPYNQYRTQNFASFVSGIHDDLRNSFDIPMPPTLLSPTTQGDKLVFAWKPAYDVTRRNVLSYDLQVSTSVAFEANTIVLSVEEIADAEDEVEYAHDSTALPSGKLYYRVTARGNLEPQRVWQVAANTLKIEGTTWFGVLTFDMP; encoded by the coding sequence ATGTTAATTACAAATCGAAGCAGTTTTGTCCAAAACCGCTCCAGAATGTTCACATTCATCTTGCTCATAGTCGGGACAAGCACAACAGCGTTCGCTGAAGATCCATCGCAACCGGGCGATCTGCGTTATCAGGTTTATTCCAATACAGCCGCCGAGCTCTTCTGGAACCGATCCAGCGATGATCTGATCGTAACCGGCTATGAAATAAAAATAAACGGCACGATAGCAACCACCAAGGATGCACTGAGCTACTTCACCGCCGCTCTGGTAGCAGGTAGTGCGTACGAGTTTGCAGTAACGGCCCTCGATAACGAAGGCAACCGTTCAACGCCTGCCACGGTAAGTTTTATTGGTGGCGACCGGGAAACACCTAGCATTGGTGATCCCGTGCTGCCGCCGGTCAGCAACGCTGTGTCTGCACCGGGTAATTTACGGGGCGACGTCTATTCACCATCAACCATTGAAGTTTTCTGGGATCGTGTAACCGGTGCCACACTGAACTACGAAGTCTCACTTAACGGACAGCAGGCCACAACCACTAATGGCACCAGCTGGTATATTGATGGACTACAGAGCGCACAGCAATATACTGTCGATGTAGTAGCACTAGACGCCGCTGGCAACCGATCCGAGCCAGCCAGCGTCACGGTGACGACCCGCAGCAGAGGTCCGGTTACGGATCCGGGAACTGGCCCAATCGTGGGCAACAGTGTTTTCATACCAGACTCATCAGACATTGAAGATCCGGACGAATTTTATGACCAGGATGGCTACGAGACAGTGAATGTCGTCAGACTGGATGTTCGAACAGAGGCAGTACCCGGAATCTGTACTGTCGATGATACATCCGGCTGCACGCTCGCCGACATCATTGCCGACGTAGACCACAAAGATGATTTCAAGGCGGAAATTGCTGTCCACTTTCAAGGAGACGACTTTGCTGATGATGGCAGTGTGAGCAATGCAACGCTACGCCAGCGAGGAGGATCCAGTCGCGCATTCCCTCAAAAATCCTTCAGGATAAAACTCGATAGCAAAGAGAATCTGTGGCGCAATGAAAGGCGTCTGCAACTCAACAAAAACCCCCTGGACAAATCACGTATACGAAACAAGCTGTCCTTTGATCTGATGAGTGAATTACCGTACCTGCCCAGCTTACGCACACAGTTTTTCAACTTGTGGATTGACGATGGACAGGGTCCCGTGGACTACGGCTTATATACTCACGCAGAATATGCCGGCAAGGAATATCTGGTTAATCGAGACAGGAACGAAGATGACAATATTTACAAGATCGAGTTTTTTGCATTCTCGCAGTCCGACCTCAAGAACGTCCAGGTGGACGAAAGCGGTGAGCCTGTTGATCTGAACAGATTTGAAACCAGCCTGGAAATCGAGCGTGGGGAAGATCATCGCAAGCTCGTTGACATGTTAACGGCAATGAATGATCCGGCACGATCGTTCGACTCCGTTCTCGATCAGTATTTCAATCGCAATAATGTTTTGATGTGGGTAACTGCCAATCTGCTATTGCATCAATCCGATGCGATTACACACAATTTCTATCTGTACAACCCGGTTGGCTCCGACAAGTTCTACTTCGCGCCATGGGACTATGATCTTACATTCTCCCCGGAGAACCAGTTGATCAACTCGTATGACAATAAGGAGCTGGAGAAGCGACTGTATTACGGCTATGCAAGGGGCATCTACAGCGACTTTGTCTCACGGTATTACAAAATGCCAGGGATTCATGAAAAGATATTGGCTGCTGCTGATGAGCTCAGAAATACCTATTTTACCGATAGCGAAATCACTGAACGAGTCCAGCGTTACGATGCAGCGATACTGCCCTATTTGACGCGTTCGCCAGACGTAGACTTCACACCGTACAATCAGTACCGGACACAAAATTTCGCATCATTCGTTTCCGGTATTCATGATGATCTGCGAAACAGTTTTGATATTCCCATGCCACCGACTCTGTTGAGTCCGACTACACAGGGGGACAAACTAGTTTTTGCCTGGAAGCCTGCTTACGATGTCACGCGTCGTAATGTACTCAGCTATGACTTGCAGGTATCGACATCAGTGGCATTCGAAGCGAACACTATTGTCTTGAGTGTCGAAGAAATCGCCGATGCAGAAGATGAGGTGGAATATGCACACGACAGCACTGCCCTGCCCTCAGGCAAGCTCTACTACAGGGTCACGGCAAGAGGCAATCTGGAGCCACAGCGTGTGTGGCAGGTTGCAGCCAATACTCTTAAAATAGAAGGAACCACCTGGTTTGGTGTTCTAACATTTGACATGCCTTGA